Proteins from a single region of Shinella zoogloeoides:
- the trpB gene encoding tryptophan synthase subunit beta, which yields MNQSPNLNSYRAGPDEDGRFGIFGGRFVAETLMPLILDLQEEWNKAKTDPAFQAELKDLGAHYIGRPSPLYYAERLTQHLGGAKIYFKREELNHTGSHKINNCIGQILLAKRMGKTRIIAETGAGQHGVASATVAARFGFPCVVYMGATDVERQAPNVFRMKLLGAEVRPVTAGSGTLKDAMNEALRDWVTNVDDTYYLIGTAAGPHPYPELVRDFQAVIGAEAREQMLAAEGRLPDMVVAAVGGGSNAIGIFHPFLDDKNVQIVGVEAGGKGLEGDEHCASLTAGSPGVLHGNRTYLLQDADGQIKEGHSISAGLDYPGIGPEHAWLHQIGRAEYVPIMDDEALEAFQLLTKLEGIIPALEPSHAVAEVIKRAPKMGKDQIILMNLSGRGDKDIFTVGKILGMEL from the coding sequence GTGAACCAGTCACCCAACCTGAATTCGTACCGCGCCGGTCCCGACGAGGACGGCCGTTTCGGCATTTTCGGCGGCCGTTTCGTCGCCGAAACCCTGATGCCGCTGATCCTCGATCTTCAGGAAGAGTGGAACAAGGCCAAGACCGATCCCGCTTTCCAGGCGGAACTGAAGGACCTCGGCGCCCATTATATCGGCCGCCCGAGCCCGCTCTATTATGCCGAGCGCCTGACGCAGCATCTCGGCGGCGCGAAGATCTACTTCAAGCGCGAGGAGCTGAACCACACCGGCTCGCACAAGATCAACAATTGCATCGGCCAGATCCTGCTTGCCAAGCGCATGGGCAAGACGCGCATCATCGCGGAAACCGGCGCCGGCCAGCATGGCGTGGCCTCGGCGACGGTCGCCGCCCGCTTCGGCTTCCCATGCGTCGTCTATATGGGCGCGACGGACGTGGAGCGTCAGGCCCCGAACGTCTTCCGCATGAAGCTGCTCGGCGCGGAAGTCCGCCCCGTCACGGCCGGCAGCGGCACGCTGAAGGACGCGATGAACGAGGCGCTGCGTGACTGGGTCACCAATGTCGACGATACCTATTACCTGATTGGCACCGCCGCCGGCCCGCATCCCTATCCGGAGCTGGTGCGCGATTTCCAGGCCGTCATCGGCGCGGAAGCGCGCGAGCAGATGCTGGCCGCCGAAGGCCGCCTGCCGGACATGGTCGTTGCCGCCGTCGGCGGTGGCTCCAACGCCATCGGCATCTTCCATCCCTTCCTCGACGACAAGAACGTCCAGATCGTTGGCGTCGAAGCCGGCGGCAAGGGCCTCGAGGGCGATGAGCACTGTGCCTCGCTGACGGCCGGCTCGCCGGGCGTGCTGCACGGCAACCGTACCTATCTGCTTCAGGACGCGGACGGCCAGATCAAGGAAGGTCACTCGATCTCCGCCGGCCTCGACTATCCCGGCATCGGCCCGGAACATGCCTGGCTGCACCAGATCGGCCGCGCCGAATATGTTCCGATCATGGATGACGAGGCGCTGGAAGCCTTCCAGCTCCTGACGAAGCTCGAGGGCATCATTCCGGCGCTGGAGCCGAGCCATGCCGTCGCCGAGGTGATCAAGCGCGCGCCGAAGATGGGCAAGGACCAGATCATCCTGATGAACCTCTCCGGCCGCGGCGACAAGGATATCTTCACCGTCGGCAAGATCCTCGGCATGGAGCTCTAA
- the addA gene encoding double-strand break repair helicase AddA, with the protein MLEEDRPASSEPAAWLDWTSRKQATASDPRRSAWVSANAGSGKTHVLTQRVIRLLLAGCRPSAILCLTYTKAAASEMSNRVFERLAEWATLSDEALSDRVAAIEGERPDLFKLAEARRLFARALETPGGLKIQTIHAFCEALLHQFPLEANVAGHFSVLDDRAAAVLLADARRTLLTATASEDDRMLAAAFATVLDIADDTGLEKLISDIVASRGPIRELFEAAEKAGGAETVLRREIGLAPGETAEDMLAAFWPLDGLQGAMLESYLAAAESLGSETVKKSAAGLRTVRGLTDGQARYAALYKLFFTEGGSPRKLDNAFFSAKLKKDAPHFETVLQAAQAHVIACDDRLRRFRMYEATLAALVIAERLIGDYEDLKRARSLLDFDDLIDRTAALLTREQVSAWVHYKLDQGIDHILVDEAQDTSPRQWQIVKALTDDFFAGETARIAGRTIFAVGDEKQSIYSFQGARPERFAEEGREVSRRTQMAEAAFSPIRLLLSFRSTRDVLSAVDRVFLDPGNARGLTPDGGEIVHASNRGREPGAVDIWEVIAAPPGLDEEDWTAPFDAVAEEAPINVLARRIADTLADWIGRETVTEKGKARPMEAGDVIVLVRKRDAFVNALTRTLKQRHNLPVAGADRLVLTKHIAVQDLMALGRFAVLPEDDLSLAALLKSPLFGLDEDNLFELAARRGEKQPLWARLCAMAQTDEKLAAIVRRLEGTLSNARGQSVYDFYARILGAGGGRRAFLARLGAEAGEIIDEFLTFALEQEENGLPGLQAFVSTLELEAPTVKREQDKARGEIRIMTVHAAKGLEAPVVFLVDGGAKAFSHSHMPQLRFLSGLGPPGGLPAWLPLKDLGNELTEADAERIKAGAEEEYRRLLYVAMTRAADRLVVCGYRGRQENKDTWHPMIAAALSADGERCVETGFSTPGESWQGFSWREAGAATVGDVLATPANEKTETVLPEALGRPLPPQKSLPRPLSPSGAAAVIETDKADLLVPSALFGKRGGASGAGLALERGRILHRFLQVLPAFVAEERPAAARRYLERAAAGWPEHAKNALVAAALAVIGDESLAAIFSPEARAEVSIMGTLSLGSRDYAVSGRIDRMAVTEDAVEIVDFKTNRAPPGSVDDIPFEHRAQLAIYRTILAPLYPGREIRCGLIYTEAARTYWLGADRLEASLAELASK; encoded by the coding sequence ATGCTTGAGGAAGACAGGCCCGCCTCTTCGGAACCCGCCGCCTGGCTGGACTGGACCTCGCGGAAGCAGGCGACGGCCTCCGATCCGCGCCGTTCGGCCTGGGTTTCGGCCAATGCCGGCTCGGGCAAGACGCATGTGCTGACGCAGCGTGTCATCCGCCTGCTGCTCGCCGGCTGCCGGCCCTCGGCGATCCTGTGCCTCACCTATACCAAGGCCGCGGCCTCGGAAATGTCGAACCGCGTCTTCGAGCGGCTGGCCGAATGGGCGACGCTTTCCGACGAGGCGCTCTCCGACCGGGTGGCGGCCATCGAGGGCGAGCGGCCGGACCTCTTCAAGCTGGCCGAGGCGCGGCGGCTCTTCGCCCGGGCGCTCGAAACGCCGGGCGGGCTGAAGATCCAGACCATCCACGCCTTCTGCGAGGCGCTGCTGCACCAGTTCCCGCTGGAAGCCAATGTCGCCGGCCATTTCTCCGTGCTCGACGACCGGGCGGCGGCCGTGCTGCTGGCCGATGCGCGGCGCACGCTGCTGACCGCGACGGCGAGCGAGGACGACCGGATGCTCGCCGCCGCCTTCGCCACCGTGCTCGACATTGCCGACGATACGGGGCTGGAAAAGCTGATTTCCGACATCGTCGCCAGCCGCGGGCCGATCCGCGAACTCTTCGAAGCCGCGGAGAAAGCCGGCGGCGCGGAGACGGTGCTTCGCCGGGAAATCGGGCTGGCGCCGGGCGAGACGGCGGAGGACATGCTCGCCGCCTTCTGGCCGCTGGACGGCTTGCAAGGAGCGATGCTGGAAAGCTACCTCGCCGCCGCCGAAAGCCTTGGCAGCGAGACGGTAAAAAAGTCGGCTGCCGGTTTGAGAACCGTGCGCGGCCTTACCGATGGACAAGCGCGCTATGCCGCCCTCTACAAACTGTTCTTCACGGAAGGCGGTAGCCCGAGAAAACTGGACAATGCCTTCTTCTCCGCCAAACTGAAGAAGGATGCTCCTCATTTCGAAACGGTGCTACAGGCCGCGCAGGCCCATGTAATCGCCTGCGACGACCGGCTTCGGCGTTTTCGCATGTACGAGGCGACGCTTGCCGCGCTCGTCATCGCCGAGCGGCTGATCGGCGACTACGAGGACCTGAAGCGGGCGCGCAGCCTGCTCGATTTCGACGACCTGATCGACCGCACCGCGGCGCTGCTCACGCGCGAGCAGGTGAGCGCCTGGGTGCATTACAAGCTCGACCAGGGCATCGACCATATCCTCGTCGATGAGGCGCAGGACACCAGCCCCCGGCAATGGCAGATCGTCAAGGCGCTGACGGACGATTTCTTCGCCGGCGAAACGGCGCGCATTGCCGGCCGCACGATTTTTGCCGTCGGGGACGAGAAGCAGTCGATCTATTCCTTCCAGGGCGCTCGGCCGGAGCGGTTTGCCGAGGAAGGCCGGGAGGTTTCCCGCCGCACGCAGATGGCGGAGGCGGCATTCAGCCCGATCCGGCTGCTGCTCTCCTTCCGCTCGACGCGCGACGTGCTTTCGGCGGTCGACCGGGTATTTCTCGATCCCGGCAATGCACGCGGATTGACGCCGGACGGCGGCGAGATCGTGCATGCCTCCAATCGCGGCCGCGAGCCGGGAGCGGTCGATATCTGGGAGGTGATCGCCGCGCCGCCAGGTCTCGACGAGGAAGACTGGACCGCACCCTTCGACGCCGTTGCCGAGGAAGCACCGATCAATGTGCTCGCCCGGCGCATCGCCGATACGCTTGCCGACTGGATCGGCCGCGAGACGGTGACGGAAAAGGGCAAGGCCCGGCCGATGGAGGCGGGCGACGTGATCGTGCTGGTGCGCAAGCGCGACGCCTTCGTCAACGCGCTGACCCGCACGCTAAAGCAGCGGCACAACCTGCCCGTCGCGGGGGCCGACCGGCTGGTGCTGACCAAGCACATCGCCGTGCAGGACCTGATGGCGCTCGGCCGCTTCGCCGTATTGCCGGAGGACGATCTTTCGCTGGCTGCGCTTTTGAAAAGCCCGCTCTTCGGCCTCGATGAAGATAACCTGTTCGAGCTTGCCGCCCGGCGCGGTGAGAAGCAGCCGCTTTGGGCGCGGCTTTGCGCCATGGCGCAGACGGATGAAAAGCTCGCAGCAATCGTTCGCCGGCTTGAGGGCACGCTTTCCAATGCGCGCGGCCAGTCCGTGTATGACTTCTATGCGCGCATCCTGGGTGCGGGCGGCGGGCGACGCGCCTTCCTTGCCCGGCTAGGGGCAGAGGCGGGCGAGATCATCGACGAATTCCTGACCTTCGCGCTGGAGCAGGAGGAAAACGGCCTGCCCGGCCTGCAGGCCTTCGTCTCGACGCTGGAGCTGGAGGCACCGACCGTCAAGCGCGAGCAGGACAAGGCGCGCGGCGAGATCCGCATCATGACCGTGCATGCGGCCAAGGGGCTGGAGGCGCCGGTCGTCTTCCTCGTCGATGGCGGGGCGAAGGCTTTCAGCCATAGCCATATGCCGCAGCTTCGCTTCCTTTCAGGGCTGGGCCCGCCCGGCGGCCTGCCGGCCTGGCTGCCACTGAAGGATCTCGGCAACGAGCTGACCGAGGCCGATGCCGAGCGCATCAAGGCGGGGGCGGAAGAGGAATATCGCCGGCTGCTCTATGTGGCGATGACGCGCGCGGCCGACCGGCTCGTCGTCTGCGGCTATCGCGGCCGACAGGAGAACAAGGATACCTGGCATCCGATGATCGCCGCTGCGCTCTCGGCCGATGGCGAACGCTGCGTGGAGACGGGTTTCTCGACCCCGGGGGAAAGCTGGCAGGGCTTCTCCTGGCGCGAGGCAGGTGCGGCGACGGTCGGCGACGTCCTCGCGACGCCCGCCAACGAGAAAACGGAAACGGTGCTGCCGGAAGCGCTGGGACGTCCGCTGCCGCCGCAAAAATCCCTGCCGCGACCACTCAGCCCCTCGGGCGCGGCGGCGGTGATCGAGACGGACAAGGCCGACCTTCTGGTGCCTTCGGCGCTCTTCGGCAAGCGAGGCGGGGCTTCGGGCGCGGGGCTTGCGCTGGAGCGCGGGCGCATCCTGCACCGTTTCCTGCAGGTCCTGCCCGCCTTCGTTGCAGAGGAGCGGCCGGCGGCGGCGCGGCGCTATCTCGAGCGGGCGGCGGCGGGCTGGCCGGAGCATGCGAAGAACGCCCTCGTTGCAGCCGCACTTGCGGTCATTGGCGACGAGAGCCTTGCGGCGATCTTCTCCCCCGAAGCGCGGGCGGAGGTCTCGATCATGGGCACGCTGTCGCTCGGCAGCCGGGACTATGCCGTCTCGGGCCGCATCGACCGCATGGCGGTGACCGAAGACGCGGTGGAGATCGTCGATTTCAAGACCAACCGCGCGCCGCCCGGCTCCGTGGACGACATTCCCTTCGAGCACCGGGCGCAGCTTGCGATCTACCGGACGATCCTCGCGCCGCTTTATCCCGGCCGGGAAATCCGCTGCGGGCTGATCTATACCGAGGCTGCCAGAACCTATTGGCTCGGAGCTGACCGTCTGGAGGCGAGCCTTGCCGAACTTGCCTCGAAATGA
- a CDS encoding phosphoribosylanthranilate isomerase, translated as MTLDIKICGLRTEEAVDRAVALGASHIGFIFFPKSPRNIEPSDAGRLAERARGRAKIVAVTVNADSDTLDEIVDQLSPDMLQLHGSESPERVLTVKAVYGLPVIKAFSVREADDLKKIDPYIGIADRFLFDAKPPAGSELPGGNGVSFDWNLMHLLDDGVDYMLSGGLNKDNLAEAIRMTGAPGIDASSGVESAPGVKDLGLMEAFFEAARKAERETAAAGRGK; from the coding sequence TCAAAATCTGCGGACTGAGGACCGAAGAGGCCGTCGACAGGGCGGTTGCGCTCGGCGCGAGCCATATCGGCTTCATCTTCTTTCCCAAAAGCCCGCGCAATATCGAGCCTTCCGATGCCGGCCGTCTGGCGGAGCGGGCGCGCGGCCGCGCGAAGATCGTCGCGGTGACGGTGAATGCCGACAGCGACACGCTCGACGAGATCGTCGACCAGCTTTCGCCCGATATGCTCCAGCTTCACGGCAGCGAAAGCCCGGAGCGGGTCCTGACCGTCAAGGCCGTCTATGGCCTGCCGGTCATCAAGGCCTTTTCCGTGCGCGAGGCGGACGACCTGAAGAAGATAGACCCCTATATCGGCATTGCCGACCGGTTCCTCTTCGATGCCAAGCCACCGGCCGGCTCCGAGCTTCCGGGCGGCAACGGTGTCTCCTTCGACTGGAACCTCATGCATCTGCTTGACGACGGCGTCGATTACATGCTTTCGGGTGGGCTGAACAAGGATAACCTCGCCGAGGCCATCCGGATGACCGGCGCGCCGGGCATCGACGCAAGTTCGGGCGTCGAGAGCGCACCGGGCGTCAAGGACCTCGGCTTGATGGAAGCGTTTTTTGAGGCGGCACGAAAGGCGGAACGCGAGACCGCCGCCGCAGGGAGAGGCAAGTGA
- the trxA gene encoding thioredoxin, which translates to MATVKVDKSNFQAEVLNSAEPVVVDFWAEWCGPCKMIAPALEEISAELTGKVKVAKLNIDENPELAAAYGVRSIPTLAMFKGGEVADIKVGAAPKTALSSWISSAA; encoded by the coding sequence ATGGCTACCGTTAAAGTCGACAAGTCCAATTTCCAGGCCGAAGTGCTCAATTCCGCCGAGCCGGTCGTCGTCGATTTCTGGGCCGAATGGTGCGGCCCGTGCAAGATGATCGCGCCCGCTCTGGAAGAAATCTCCGCTGAACTCACCGGCAAGGTGAAGGTCGCCAAGCTGAACATCGACGAAAACCCGGAACTGGCCGCCGCCTATGGCGTGCGCTCCATTCCGACGCTCGCCATGTTCAAGGGCGGTGAAGTCGCCGACATCAAGGTCGGCGCCGCGCCGAAGACGGCTCTCTCCTCGTGGATTTCCAGCGCCGCCTGA
- the accD gene encoding acetyl-CoA carboxylase, carboxyltransferase subunit beta: MNWITNYVRPKINSMLGRPDRDVPENLWIKCPETGEMVFHRDLEENKWVIPASGYHMKMPAKARLKDLFDEGVYESLQQPKVAQDPLKFRDSKKYTDRLKDSRAKTELEDTILAGVGKVRGVKLVAVVHEFAFMAGSLGIAAGEAIIKAFERAIAEKCPLVMFPASGGARMQEGILSLMQLPRTTVAVEMLKEAGLPYIVVLTNPTTGGVTASYAMLGDIHLAEPGAEICFAGKRVIEQTIRERLPEGFQTSEYLLDHGMVDMVVKRHDIPETLARLLKILMKKPAASANGALAIAAQ; this comes from the coding sequence GTGAACTGGATCACGAATTACGTTCGGCCGAAGATCAACTCGATGCTTGGCCGCCCTGACCGGGATGTACCGGAAAACCTCTGGATCAAGTGCCCGGAAACCGGCGAGATGGTGTTCCATCGCGATCTCGAGGAAAACAAGTGGGTCATCCCGGCTTCGGGCTACCACATGAAGATGCCGGCCAAGGCCCGCCTCAAGGACCTCTTCGACGAGGGCGTCTACGAGTCCCTGCAGCAGCCGAAGGTGGCGCAGGACCCGCTGAAGTTCCGCGATTCTAAGAAGTATACGGACCGCCTGAAGGACAGCCGCGCCAAGACCGAGCTGGAAGACACGATCCTTGCCGGCGTCGGCAAGGTGCGCGGCGTCAAGCTCGTCGCCGTCGTGCATGAATTCGCCTTCATGGCCGGCTCGCTCGGCATTGCCGCCGGCGAGGCGATCATCAAGGCCTTCGAACGCGCCATTGCGGAAAAGTGCCCGCTCGTCATGTTCCCCGCCTCCGGCGGCGCGCGCATGCAGGAAGGCATCCTCTCGCTCATGCAGCTTCCGCGCACCACGGTCGCCGTGGAAATGCTGAAGGAAGCGGGCCTGCCCTATATCGTCGTGCTCACCAACCCGACGACGGGCGGCGTGACGGCTTCCTACGCCATGCTGGGCGATATCCACCTTGCCGAGCCGGGTGCGGAAATCTGCTTCGCCGGCAAGCGCGTCATCGAACAGACCATCCGCGAGAGGCTGCCCGAGGGCTTCCAGACCTCGGAATACCTGCTCGATCACGGCATGGTCGACATGGTCGTCAAGCGCCATGACATTCCCGAAACGCTGGCCCGCCTTCTGAAGATCCTGATGAAGAAGCCGGCGGCTTCCGCGAACGGCGCCCTTGCCATCGCGGCCCAGTGA
- the trpA gene encoding tryptophan synthase subunit alpha produces the protein MTARMDKRFADLVAEGRPALVTYFMGGDPDYASSMEIMKALPKAGSDVIELGMPFSDPMADGPAIQVAGQRALKGGQTLAKTLQMARDFRKEDDATPIVLMGYYNPIYIYGVERFLDEALAAGIDGLIVVDLPPEMDDELCIPALARNINFIRLATPTTDEKRLPTVLRNTSGFVYYVSMNGITGSALPDPSLIGGAVGRIKAHTKLPVCVGFGVKTAEHARAIGASADGVVVGTAIVNQIASSLTADGKASAATVAGVETLVRSLASGVRASRLAAAE, from the coding sequence ATGACCGCACGCATGGACAAACGCTTCGCGGATCTCGTCGCCGAAGGCCGCCCGGCCCTCGTGACCTATTTCATGGGCGGCGACCCGGACTATGCCAGTTCGATGGAGATCATGAAGGCGCTGCCGAAGGCCGGCTCCGATGTCATCGAACTCGGCATGCCCTTCTCCGACCCGATGGCCGATGGCCCGGCGATCCAGGTTGCCGGCCAGCGCGCGCTGAAGGGCGGCCAGACGCTCGCCAAGACGCTGCAGATGGCGCGCGACTTCCGCAAGGAAGACGACGCGACGCCGATCGTGCTGATGGGCTACTACAATCCGATCTATATCTACGGCGTCGAACGCTTCCTCGACGAGGCGCTTGCGGCCGGCATCGACGGCCTCATCGTCGTCGACCTGCCGCCGGAAATGGATGACGAGCTGTGCATCCCGGCGCTCGCCCGGAACATCAACTTCATCCGCCTCGCGACCCCGACCACGGACGAGAAGCGTCTTCCGACCGTCCTGAGAAACACGTCGGGCTTCGTCTACTACGTCTCGATGAACGGCATCACCGGTTCGGCCCTGCCCGATCCCTCGCTCATCGGCGGCGCGGTCGGCCGCATAAAGGCCCATACGAAACTGCCCGTCTGCGTCGGCTTCGGCGTCAAGACGGCCGAGCATGCCCGCGCCATCGGCGCATCCGCGGACGGTGTCGTCGTCGGCACCGCCATCGTCAACCAGATCGCCTCCAGCCTCACGGCGGACGGCAAGGCGAGCGCCGCCACCGTCGCCGGTGTCGAGACGCTGGTCAGGAGCCTCGCATCGGGCGTGCGTGCATCGCGCCTTGCGGCGGCAGAGTAA
- a CDS encoding bifunctional folylpolyglutamate synthase/dihydrofolate synthase, giving the protein MTGVVASEATTEIEKLLGLHPKGFDLSLDRITRLLAALGDPHLKLPPVIHVAGTNGKGSVTAFCRSILEAAGLSVHVHTSPHLVNWHERYRLGVAGGRGRFVEDAVLADAVRRVAEANGGEKITVFEILTAVTFLLFSEHPADVAIIEVGLGGRFDATNVIQHPAVSIVMPISLDHQAYLGDRVELIAAEKAGIMKRGAPVIIGFQSEEAARDVLIATAERLGCPYAVYGQDFLAHEEFGRLVYQDEFGLADLPLPRLPGRHQYANAAAAIRAVKAAGFAITEHAMEIGLSRVEWPGRLQRLTDGALAQLAPRGSEIWVDGGHNPGAGQVISETMANFEERDPRPLFLVTGMINTKDPVGYFEPFGALAERVFTVPIRGSDAGLDPVALAGDAARAGLEAEPIPTVAEALIEIGRITSEDSVPPRILIGGSLYLVGDVLADNGTPPT; this is encoded by the coding sequence ATGACCGGTGTGGTGGCCAGCGAGGCGACAACGGAGATCGAGAAGCTTCTCGGTCTTCATCCCAAGGGGTTCGATCTTTCGCTGGACCGCATCACGCGGCTCCTCGCCGCCCTCGGCGATCCGCATCTGAAACTGCCGCCGGTCATCCATGTGGCCGGCACCAATGGCAAGGGGTCGGTCACCGCCTTCTGCCGCTCGATCCTGGAGGCGGCGGGCCTTTCCGTCCACGTCCACACCTCGCCCCATCTCGTCAACTGGCATGAGCGCTACCGCCTCGGCGTTGCGGGCGGGCGAGGCCGGTTCGTCGAGGATGCGGTGCTGGCCGATGCCGTGCGCCGGGTGGCCGAGGCCAATGGCGGCGAGAAGATCACCGTCTTCGAAATCCTGACGGCCGTCACCTTCCTGCTCTTTTCCGAACATCCCGCGGATGTGGCGATCATCGAGGTCGGCCTTGGCGGCCGCTTCGATGCGACCAATGTCATCCAGCACCCTGCCGTTTCAATCGTCATGCCGATCTCGCTCGACCATCAGGCCTATCTCGGCGACCGGGTCGAGCTGATCGCGGCGGAAAAGGCCGGCATCATGAAGCGCGGCGCGCCCGTCATCATCGGCTTCCAGAGCGAAGAGGCCGCCCGCGACGTGCTGATCGCCACCGCCGAACGGCTCGGCTGCCCCTATGCCGTCTACGGTCAGGATTTCCTGGCGCATGAGGAGTTCGGCCGCCTCGTCTATCAGGACGAGTTCGGCCTTGCCGACCTGCCGCTGCCCCGCCTTCCCGGCCGCCACCAATATGCCAATGCCGCCGCCGCCATCCGCGCCGTCAAGGCGGCCGGCTTCGCAATTACAGAGCATGCTATGGAAATCGGCCTGTCCCGCGTCGAGTGGCCGGGCCGCCTGCAACGGCTGACGGACGGCGCGCTGGCGCAGCTTGCCCCGCGCGGCAGCGAGATCTGGGTCGATGGCGGGCACAATCCCGGTGCCGGTCAGGTCATTTCCGAGACCATGGCGAATTTCGAGGAGCGCGATCCGCGCCCGCTCTTCCTCGTCACCGGCATGATCAACACGAAGGATCCGGTCGGTTATTTCGAGCCCTTCGGCGCCCTTGCCGAGCGCGTCTTCACGGTGCCGATCCGCGGCTCCGACGCCGGTCTCGACCCGGTGGCGCTCGCCGGCGATGCCGCCCGTGCGGGCCTCGAAGCCGAACCCATTCCGACGGTCGCCGAGGCGCTCATCGAGATCGGCCGCATCACTTCGGAGGATTCCGTCCCTCCGCGTATCCTGATCGGCGGCTCGCTCTATCTCGTCGGCGATGTCCTTGCCGACAACGGCACCCCGCCGACCTGA